A part of Bacteroidales bacterium genomic DNA contains:
- a CDS encoding DUF2061 domain-containing protein gives MKHSKKDKRLKESPLRSLLKAISWRIIASFTTFIITFVIFRSLTDKSMNETLQTAGAITGIDFFAKLIIYYLHERMWTNIDWGKSWKRKAWKRRYREAHKKLNTKTA, from the coding sequence ATGAAACACTCAAAAAAAGATAAAAGACTAAAAGAATCACCATTACGAAGTCTTTTAAAAGCAATAAGTTGGAGGATAATAGCTTCGTTTACAACTTTTATAATAACATTCGTTATTTTTAGAAGTCTGACAGACAAGTCGATGAACGAAACCTTACAAACTGCCGGAGCGATAACGGGAATAGATTTTTTTGCTAAGTTGATTATTTATTATTTGCACGAACGTATGTGGACAAATATAGATTGGGGTAAAAGTTGGAAACGAAAAGCTTGGAAACGAAGATATCGCGAAGCACATAAAAAGTTGAATACCAAAACCGCTTAA